Part of the Niallia alba genome is shown below.
AATATAACTGGCGTAGTTACGAGTAAACGGTATTTAAGAGAATTAGTGTTAGGGAAGTTGGTAGATGGCTGGGATGATCCAAGATTACCAACAATCCGTGGACTTAGAAGAAGAGGATTTACTTCAGAAAGTATTCGTACCTTTATTCAAGAACTTGGATTTGTAAGGCATCAAAGTACAGCCGACATAGCAATGCTGGAAAGTACACTTAGAAGCGAATTGAAAGAAAAGGTACCTACTGTGATGGCAGTCTTGAATCCATTAAAGGTGACAATCACCAATTATCCTGAGGATAAGACAGAACTTCTAGAAATGAAAAATAACCCAGAAAACCCTAAATTAGGAAATAGAGATGTCATATTCTCAAAAGAGATTTATATTGAAAAAGATGACTTTATGGAAGTACCAATAAAAGGGTTTAAAAGGTTAGCTTTACATGCAGAAGTTCGACTAAAAGGAGCCTATTTTATACAGTGTAATGAAGTGATTAAAGAGGAAGACACAGGAGAAATTATCGAGCTTAGATGTACTTATGATCCAAAGACCAAAAGTGGAACAGGTTTTTCCGAGAGAAAAGTAAAAGGGACAATCCATTGGGTGTCTGCTCTAAATAGTGAAATAGTGGAAGTAAATCTTTTCGATAAATTATTCGAAGACGAAACGATTGTGAAAGATACGGAAAAAACGTGGGAGGAAAAAATGAATCCTAATTCTAAAGTTAGAATGAAAAATTGCCGAATAGAATCTTGGATTAAGGAGGCAAAAATCGAAGATAAGTTTCAATTTTTGCGACACGGATATTTTTGCGTGGATAAACACTCAACAGAAAATAAGTTGATTTTTAATAGAATTGTGTCATTGAAGGATTCTTGGAAGGGAAAACAAAAATAAAGTGGAAATCGAGTGCAAAAGTTTTGCACTCGATTTTTCATAACTAGCAATGATATAGACTAGGGATTCTAATTTTTAATGAAGCAATAGGAGGGAATAGATAATGGGTTCAAGGATAATACACTCAATTATTGGTAATAAAATTGCAAAGGCTTTATCGATTGAATACAAAACAGTATTTTTGCTTGGTTGCATTGCTCCTGACGCTGTTTTTCATACGAAGAAAAAAACGTATCGCATTTCTTAATAGGTAAAGTAAGAGATTATACAAGAAGTGTTGGTTTTTTTGATAGGATAACTTTTCAGCAAAAAGAAAATGAATAAGCACCCTATTTAGGAAAGTATCGAATGCGATTTGAAATAATAATTCAATCTGTTTAACAATAAATAAAGAATAAAAATGAATAAAAATTTATTGTAAAACGATAAATAATGTGGTAAATTTCTATAAGATAATAAATAGAGAGGTGCTTTTTTATGAAAAAAGGAACAACACTTTTTTTAAAGCTAGCCGTGATTCTTATTGGAATTCCAGTGCTTGCTTTAGGTATATGGGGTGTGTTTGACTTAATTAAAAATCCAGTAAATCCAGAATATGCCCATATACTATATCCAATTGTAATAGGGATCTACGTATCAGCAATACCGTTTTACATGGCATTGTATCAAGCTTTAAGAATATTGGGCTATATTGATAAGAATGAAGCTTTCTCGGAAGTGTCAATAAAGGCATTAAGCCGTATAAAGAAAGATGCAATCGTAATTAGTATCGTATATGTATTAATGGTCCCTTTCATTTTTCTTTTAGCTCAAATAGAGGATGCACCAGGTCTCATTCTATTTGGAATGGTTCCAATTTTTGCTTCCATCGTAATCGCAGTCTTTGCCGCTGTACTTCAAAGACTGTTACAACAAGCGATTGATATAAAATCGGAAAATGATTTAACGGTCTGAGGTGAATGGAATGGGAATTATTATTAATATTGATGTGATGTTAGCGAAAAGGAAGATGAGCGTGACCGAACTTTCAGAGAGAGTTGGAATCACGATGGCGAATCTTTCTATTTTGAAAAATGGAAAAGCAAAGGCAATTCGATTATCTACATTAGAGGGAATTTGCAAAGCTTTAGACTGTCAACCCGGAGATATCTTAGAATATCGTAGGAATGAATTGGGTGAATAAACGGTATTTCAAGGGATTCGTTTCATGTATACCCGAGAGTACTGTAACGTATTGGAGAACTTTGAAATATCGAAAAACATTTCGAGAGGAGGAGAAATTAATGAAAATACCTTTTTTGTCTAAAAAACAATCAGAAGTACCTGTCCCTTATCTGAATGATATTGTACCGGAACATATTGCTATCATTATGGACGGAAACGGACGCTGGGCGAAGACGCGAGGCATGCCCAGAGTTGCTGGCCATAAAGAAGGAGTATCTACGATCGTAAAAATTGTTAAGAAAGCAGTCAAATGCAAAGTGAAAGTTCTGACACTTTATACGTTTTCTACAGAAAACTGGAAACGTCCAAAGCCTGAGATAGAGTTTATATTGAAACTTCCCAAGGAGTTTCTATCTATTTATCTACCAGATCTTATAGCGAATAATGTCCGTATAGAGGCAGTTGGTGATATGGAAAGACTTCCAGCTCATACGCGTAAAGCTATAGAATATGCAATGGAACGTACTCAGAATAATGACGGTCTTTTGCTAAACTTTGCCCTAAACTATGGAAGTCGGCATGAGATTTTAAATGCGATGAAAGAGATGTTTTTGGATATAAATAATGGAAAATTTTTACTGGAAGAATTGGATGAACAGAAGTTTTCAGGATATCTTTATACAGCTGGTATGAAAGAACCTGACCTTCTTATTCGTACAGGAGGGGAAATACGCCTGAGTAATTTCCTGCTTTGGCAGCTGGCATACACAGAGTTCTGGTTTACTGATATACTGTGGCCAGATTTCTCCGAGAAGGAATTTCTTCAAGCATTGGAAGTATACCGAAATCGAAAAAGAAGGTATGGAGGACTATAAGAGCGATATTTTTTGAGGTGAAATGGGGTTTATTTCCATTTGTTTTATAGAATTATTTAACTATCCTTAATAGTAACAAAATTAAGTGCCGATTAAAGCACCAATCGTATTTAGTATAAAATCATCAATAACAAGCTGCTTAAGTTTAGAAGGATAAAGGTCATCAGCTATCGAACTAAAAAATATAGGTACAGTGAAGGATGATGACAATGGAATTAATAAGACCATCAGCAAAATATAGTGAGCAATTAATGGAATACCGGGCAGCATTTTTACATGTTGGGGAACAACCATATGGTGGTACCTCTTTACAAAATTATGCTGACTTTAATGAATGGCTAGCCAAAGTGATTAATCAGGAAAATGGAGATAAATTGCCTTCAAATCGGGTTCCTGCTACTCAATTTTTGACGGTGATAGATGGGAAGTTAGTTGGACTGATTAATATACGCCATCGTTTAACACCAGAATTGTTAATGGAGAGCGGGCATATTGGTTATAGTATACACCCCGAAGAACGTCAGAAGGGATATGCAACAGAGCAGCTTCGTCTTAGTTTACAGGAAGCAAAAAAAATAGGATTAAAGAAAGTATTGGTAACTTGTGATAAAACAAATATTGCCTCAGCTAAAACGATTCAAAAAGTAGGAGGAATTTTAGAGAATGAACTAATAACCTCTGACGGTAAGGAAATTGTTCAGCGCTATTGGATAGAATTATAATGAATGGAACTGTAAAAATAGCTGGCATTATTGGCAGCTATTTTCCTATTTCACAAGTGGGAAAGTCGTGTTAAAAGTTTCCTGTAAGATTCTTACTGTCCGTAAAGGCCCGATTGGTTCAACTAACCATCAGTAGGGGAGGATGGAAAAACCCACTGATGGAAGTTTCACTTTATGATATGATTAATATATTTCACAAAAAGGTGGTAACGTAATGACAATTAGATGGGAAGAGATAACCTATGACAACTTAACTAACATAGAGAAGGTCTTTGAAATTTATGACGAAGCATTTCCTATTGAAGTAAGAGAGCCACAGGACATTTTCTATCAAAGTTTAGATTATGCAAAAACTAGGTTACCGAATGGATTTCGGTTCTTGGTCGGTTATGAAGGAGAACAGCTTGTTTCTTTTGCAACCGGGCACTATTTTGCGGAGGCGAATATAGGGTTTATTGTTTATATCGCTACTAATCCTCTAATACGAAGCAAGGGGTTAGGGACAAAAACATTAGTGAAAATAGAAGAATTATTAAATGAAGATGCCATTTCAGCAGGGAATGTTTCACTGCGTGCAACGATTTTGGAAACAGAGAAACAAGAAATCGTGCATAACGAAGCAGAAAAAGAAGACTGCATCAAAAGAAATCGTTTCTTCGAAAGAAATGGCTATAAAAAAATAGATGAAATTCAATACATACAGCCACCTTTAAATAACGGTGATAGCAATGTACCATTAAATCTTTTCATTAATAAGAATGATGTATCTAAAGAAGAAATCATTAAATATATTCAAATTATCTATAAAGAAAAATACTGCTTCGTAAATAGAATTGATAAACAGGTTCTTAAGAGTTGTTTAGAAATGATGGGGATTGAAAATGTCCACTTACCGAGCTAAAGAATAGTTTGTCTTAAACTCATGCATTTGGGTATAGTTATAGTTATATAACCACCGAATGAACTTGCAATAATTAACCCACTATATTTCTTAGAGGAGAAGCGCATGGAGAATAATGTTTTTGAACAGATGGCCAAAAGATACGATACAGAGGATAGAATGGAATTAGCGAAAGTCATTGTGAAGGAAGTAAGAGCAGAACTACATGATTGTAAATCAAAATCTTTAATAGATTATGGCAGTGGTACTGGTCTAGTTAGTTTAGAATTAGCGGATTTAGTAGATTCTATTTTGTTGGTAGACTCATCAGAACAAATGCTGGAGGTTGTGAAAGCTAAAATCATTCACAAGGAAATTATAAACTCACAAGTACTTTATTCCGATTTTACGCAAGAAACTCCTGAACTTAAGGTAGACATCATTTTAATGTCTCTAGTCCTTCTCCATATACCGGATACTAACAAGATTTTACAACAATTGTTTAATATTTTAAATAAGGACGGCCAGCTTATCATTATTGATTTTGACAAAAATGATAAAATAAATCATCCGAAAGTGCATAATGGTTTTTCTCATAAAGAACTGAAAAAAAAATTAGTTGATGCTGGATTTACATCAACTAAAATAAATACATTCTACTATGGAGAACGTATTTTTATGAATCAAGATGCTTCGATGTTCATTTCTAATAGTATAAAGTAAGATTGAAAAATGCAGATTCATCCATAGCTAAGGAGCAAGCGGAACCCCTTCCATGCTAATAGAAGGGGTCCCGTTTGTTTATTTTTTCTCCATCACAATAAATAAAACACCAATAACAATAAGAATCGAGCCAATCCAAAAGGTTACACCGATACTTTCTCCTAGAATAAGCCATCCAAGTAATGTTCCGACAACTGGTTGAAAGAAGAAAAAGATTCCACCACTCGAGGCGTTCAGCATTTGTAACCCACGGTTCCAAAGGAGAAATCCACCGGCAGTTGAAACAATCCCCAAATATAAGAGACCGCCCCAAATGGTTGGGTGTGTCCATCCAGACGTATCTATTACTTGTAACCTTGGCAACACAAAAGGTGTTAACACAACTAGAGCTACAGAAATGGAATAAGTCGTTACAACAATTTGTGAATAGTCACTTGGTAAAAGCTTTACAAGTACTGACATTAAAGCCCATGTTAAAGCTGCAATTAGAAGTGCTATTCCGCCTAATTTACTCGTTAAATCAATTTCCCCAATTCCAACAATAAAAAAAACTCCAGTTGTAGCGAGACATACGGAAAGCAGCTTTTTTATCGTCAATCGTTCTTTGAGCAATAAGCGTGCAAAAATAACCATAAAAGCAGGAGTGGAAGAAGTTATAATCGCGCCCATTTGTGCTGTGGACAGCATAGTACCCGTTTCTTGAGCAACAATTGAAATAGTATTTCCAATAATCCCGATGGCTATGATAATAAAAAAATAACGTTTTGCCATTCGCCATTTTTGGCGGGTGGCAAAACCAATGATAAGCAATGCCAAGATAGCGACTAAATAGCGTATCCATACAAGCTCAAGTGGGGGAATGACTGCTACTACCACTTTAACAACAACGTACATCCCACCCCAAATGCTGGCTGCTAATGTTAAATAGATTGATCCTAATATTGTGTTTTTCATTTTATTCTCCTCCGTTTATTAATAGGTACAAAAGCCCTCAACGGAGAAGTGTAGTCACTCTTCTCTCATTAAGAGCAGAAGTGTGCTACTGGTACATCATTTTCAAATAACGGATTCCAATACATGTTTATTTCACCTCTAACATTTTTCAATTTTGAATTTATTATAACAGAATTTGTTAATTTTAAGTTTGCTATTTTGTAATATATTAGATGGATTGTAATTTTCATGGAGAACGTCCTTCTTATACTCATTGAAACAGCAAGGAATCATAATGAAACTAATTGGATTAATAAACGTAAGTAGAATAAGAATCAATTCAAAAACCAATTGGAGGGGAAATGAAGAAAATTGTATTCTTGATATTATCAGGTTTTTTTCTATTTATGCCAGGAATGTGACAAATTCAAAAACTAAACAAGTTCCTAAGAAACAAGAATAACCTAATAATGGAGGGTGATAAAATGAAAAAAGTTGTTTGGGCTATCATTACTTTCGGTGTAATTATTTTTGTTAACTGGGGCTTGGCTAGCATTTTTCATAATAGTTTTATTGATTGGTCTTTGTTATCAGGATTGGCTGCTGCAATTATCATCGCCTTTTTTAACTCTTCTGGTGGGTTTACGTCTGATTTGGCTGATGCAAGGCTTCAAAGTGGCAATAATGATGAACATTGGGCTGCAAAAGAAGTACGAACAAAAATAACTAGGCAAAAACGTAGTTTCCAACCTACCATTTCATTTTACGTTTCTTTAGGGTATACCATTATCGCGGGAATATTTTCTTTCTTTTATTTTTAAAAACATTAATTTCAATTGGAAACAAAGTTTTGCTAAAGGAAGGTAATGATTGAGCAAGATTAAATGTAGTGAAAAGTAGCGTACATCTATATAGTTCATTCAAAGTGATCAATGGATGATCACTTTTTTGATGTGAAAATTCAACAGTTGGAATATTATGTTATTATTAGTATAGAAAAATATCACTAGTGTTGCATAAATGTTGTTAGAATATTCAGTTTAAATATGTCCCCTGTTAAGAGCCAAAAAAGTAAATACCCAACTAAAGGTGGATCCATCCATTTGGAAATTTTTTTACAATTAGACTTAAGAGACGACGACAATTTGTTTATTAAGGAATGGTTTTTCCTTCAATCTTTCGAAGCCAAATATGTGCTGGTTTCCACAAAGCTGCCCGTAAATATCGGCTAATTTGTAGGGTTTTTCGTTTACTTTTTGTCTCGATTTGTGCGAGAACATGCAGGCAAAAAACAATAAGTGCGATAAACACTTGATTCTGAATTGCCCATTCGCTTTGGCCGTAAAACTTTTTGATATGGAGATGTTGTTTAATCCATTTGAAAAATAACTCAATCGCCCAGCGTGATTTATACATCTTTGAGATTTCTTCAGCACTTAAATCAAAACGATTTGTGATTAAATGAAGCTCATTTCCTTTTGAATCAATCACTTTTAGAAGACGAAAGTAATTTTCGGCACGGTTTTGCGTCGTACCAATCAACACCATTTGATCCGACAAAACAGATGTATTCTCGGGTAGTTTAAAATCGTAAACCTCCCGTATGACTGCGTTTTTTCGCAGCCTAGAAAGGAAAAAGTAGCCGTCATCTGTCATCCGATCAAAGCGTTCGTAGTCTAAGTAACCACGGTCAAACACATACATACATTCCTTGTCATCAACCATTACTTCAAGCTGACCGCGGTCATGTTCTTTGGCCGTTGTCATAATGGCCTTTTCGGGATAGGATATACCTTTTTCCATAAACACAAGGCGTAAGTGCAATTTAACACCCGCTTTTGTTTTGCGGAATTTTGCCCATTTATGATTAGTCAAATTGAGAGGCAATGTGCTTGAATCAATGATTTTTAATGGCATCACAAGTTTCGTGTTGTGCGTTTTGGCATGAATTTGTGAAACTAAATCAAGGAAAAGCTTTTGGAATAAGTCTGGATTCATGCCATTTAAACGGCGTGAGAGTTGGGAAATACTGATAGAATCAAGATCAATGCCCTTTTGCAGTTGATCATCGAAAAGACAATCGCTCAGCGCATGCAGACTTTCGACTTCTTCTAGCTGCGCAAAAAGTAATAATTTTAGAAATGACTCTGTCGTTAGTTTTTTCGTATAGAAATCTAATTTCAACGTTTTCACGTTTTCTTCAAATAATTGAAGATTTATTGGTGAAAA
Proteins encoded:
- a CDS encoding glutamine--tRNA ligase/YqeY domain fusion protein, coding for MKEEKVEIDNNLEKIVAEDLQNGAFNRTICTRFPPEPNGYLHIGSAYAIHMNFMIAQKFNGNFNLRFDDTNPLKEESEYVDSIMEDIKWLGYSPQDRIFYGSDYSNEIFNAAINLIKKGKAYVCELSPEKIKEYRGTLTESGKNSPYRNRSVEENLNLFLRMKSGEFPTGSHVLRAKIDMASPNMNLRDPILYRIIHASHYRTGNEWCIYPMYDFAHPLQDMIEGVTHSLCSIEFKDHRPLYEWVLTELEIKDAPKQREFGRVNITGVVTSKRYLRELVLGKLVDGWDDPRLPTIRGLRRRGFTSESIRTFIQELGFVRHQSTADIAMLESTLRSELKEKVPTVMAVLNPLKVTITNYPEDKTELLEMKNNPENPKLGNRDVIFSKEIYIEKDDFMEVPIKGFKRLALHAEVRLKGAYFIQCNEVIKEEDTGEIIELRCTYDPKTKSGTGFSERKVKGTIHWVSALNSEIVEVNLFDKLFEDETIVKDTEKTWEEKMNPNSKVRMKNCRIESWIKEAKIEDKFQFLRHGYFCVDKHSTENKLIFNRIVSLKDSWKGKQK
- a CDS encoding DUF2975 domain-containing protein translates to MKKGTTLFLKLAVILIGIPVLALGIWGVFDLIKNPVNPEYAHILYPIVIGIYVSAIPFYMALYQALRILGYIDKNEAFSEVSIKALSRIKKDAIVISIVYVLMVPFIFLLAQIEDAPGLILFGMVPIFASIVIAVFAAVLQRLLQQAIDIKSENDLTV
- a CDS encoding helix-turn-helix domain-containing protein — protein: MGIIINIDVMLAKRKMSVTELSERVGITMANLSILKNGKAKAIRLSTLEGICKALDCQPGDILEYRRNELGE
- a CDS encoding isoprenyl transferase; this encodes MKIPFLSKKQSEVPVPYLNDIVPEHIAIIMDGNGRWAKTRGMPRVAGHKEGVSTIVKIVKKAVKCKVKVLTLYTFSTENWKRPKPEIEFILKLPKEFLSIYLPDLIANNVRIEAVGDMERLPAHTRKAIEYAMERTQNNDGLLLNFALNYGSRHEILNAMKEMFLDINNGKFLLEELDEQKFSGYLYTAGMKEPDLLIRTGGEIRLSNFLLWQLAYTEFWFTDILWPDFSEKEFLQALEVYRNRKRRYGGL
- a CDS encoding GNAT family N-acetyltransferase; protein product: MTMELIRPSAKYSEQLMEYRAAFLHVGEQPYGGTSLQNYADFNEWLAKVINQENGDKLPSNRVPATQFLTVIDGKLVGLINIRHRLTPELLMESGHIGYSIHPEERQKGYATEQLRLSLQEAKKIGLKKVLVTCDKTNIASAKTIQKVGGILENELITSDGKEIVQRYWIEL
- a CDS encoding GNAT family N-acetyltransferase; the protein is MTIRWEEITYDNLTNIEKVFEIYDEAFPIEVREPQDIFYQSLDYAKTRLPNGFRFLVGYEGEQLVSFATGHYFAEANIGFIVYIATNPLIRSKGLGTKTLVKIEELLNEDAISAGNVSLRATILETEKQEIVHNEAEKEDCIKRNRFFERNGYKKIDEIQYIQPPLNNGDSNVPLNLFINKNDVSKEEIIKYIQIIYKEKYCFVNRIDKQVLKSCLEMMGIENVHLPS
- a CDS encoding class I SAM-dependent DNA methyltransferase, which translates into the protein MENNVFEQMAKRYDTEDRMELAKVIVKEVRAELHDCKSKSLIDYGSGTGLVSLELADLVDSILLVDSSEQMLEVVKAKIIHKEIINSQVLYSDFTQETPELKVDIILMSLVLLHIPDTNKILQQLFNILNKDGQLIIIDFDKNDKINHPKVHNGFSHKELKKKLVDAGFTSTKINTFYYGERIFMNQDASMFISNSIK
- a CDS encoding DMT family transporter, with product MKNTILGSIYLTLAASIWGGMYVVVKVVVAVIPPLELVWIRYLVAILALLIIGFATRQKWRMAKRYFFIIIAIGIIGNTISIVAQETGTMLSTAQMGAIITSSTPAFMVIFARLLLKERLTIKKLLSVCLATTGVFFIVGIGEIDLTSKLGGIALLIAALTWALMSVLVKLLPSDYSQIVVTTYSISVALVVLTPFVLPRLQVIDTSGWTHPTIWGGLLYLGIVSTAGGFLLWNRGLQMLNASSGGIFFFFQPVVGTLLGWLILGESIGVTFWIGSILIVIGVLFIVMEKK
- a CDS encoding IS4 family transposase translates to MDKITRKTSFGQWFSPINLQLFEENVKTLKLDFYTKKLTTESFLKLLLFAQLEEVESLHALSDCLFDDQLQKGIDLDSISISQLSRRLNGMNPDLFQKLFLDLVSQIHAKTHNTKLVMPLKIIDSSTLPLNLTNHKWAKFRKTKAGVKLHLRLVFMEKGISYPEKAIMTTAKEHDRGQLEVMVDDKECMYVFDRGYLDYERFDRMTDDGYFFLSRLRKNAVIREVYDFKLPENTSVLSDQMVLIGTTQNRAENYFRLLKVIDSKGNELHLITNRFDLSAEEISKMYKSRWAIELFFKWIKQHLHIKKFYGQSEWAIQNQVFIALIVFCLHVLAQIETKSKRKTLQISRYLRAALWKPAHIWLRKIEGKTIP